GAGCAAGTTGCGTCTTCAGCAGCCACCAGCTCATCTCCAAAAGCCGAGGTGGCTCCAGTTGTGGGCTCTGAAGCCACACTTTGGTCTGCCTTTGGCAGCCGCTAAGCATGGAAAAAGGCCTCACTCACCTCAACGCATCCGGTGATGTTCACATGGTTGATGTGGGTGATCGCCTCCCCACGCGACGCGAAGCAAGCGCTAGGGGTTGCCTTCAAATGCAGCCAACCACGCTGGAACTGATCCGTTCCGGCAATACGCCGAAAGGTGATCTCCTTGCTGTTGCGCGAGTCGCTGCCATCCAAGCAGCGAAACGTACCTGGGAACTGATTCCCCTTTGCCACCAGTTACCACTCAGTGGCGTGGAAGTCACGATCGAACCGGATTCCTCATTACCGGGACTAATTCTGTGCTGCCGGTGCCGCACAACACACAACACGGGTGTGGAGATGGAATCCATGACAGCGGTATCCATTGGATTGCTGACGCTTTACGACATGCTGAAATCGATTGATCCCGGGATGACCTTGGGACAGGTCGCTCTCACCCACAAGGACGGAGGCCGCAACGGTGCCTGGTCCCGCTGAGCCCTATGGCCGCGAAGGATTA
This region of Synechococcus sp. WH 8016 genomic DNA includes:
- the moaC gene encoding cyclic pyranopterin monophosphate synthase MoaC, producing the protein MEKGLTHLNASGDVHMVDVGDRLPTRREASARGCLQMQPTTLELIRSGNTPKGDLLAVARVAAIQAAKRTWELIPLCHQLPLSGVEVTIEPDSSLPGLILCCRCRTTHNTGVEMESMTAVSIGLLTLYDMLKSIDPGMTLGQVALTHKDGGRNGAWSR